GTTAGCTGTGTTGCCAATGCAGAACATTAATGGTAACTATCAATGCACTTGTATATTATGGTGTATGCTTAAGCTAGCATGCACAAACTAGACGTTAGTGCATTACAGTAGAGCACAATGGAGTACAGTATACATTACTGTATTCTAATTTAATATGCTTTATTGTtctaactgtactgtactatacaacTTAAGACAATATTTGTATATAGGACCCTAATCACAAAAATGGCATGTTAAAGAAGGGTGAAGacactttgtaaaaaaaaaaaaaaaaaaaaatatcattaGGTTTTGAGTGACTTACCCGCAGCAGCAGTTGTCTTCCTGAGATGGAAATAGTAACAAAGGCTCCAAAAACACATAAATACATACTTTTACAAGCTGCAAAGTTCTCGTTATCATGGTGCAGGTTTGTAGATGTTTTAGAAATGAACATTTTGTCATTCTACATGATCTGTAGCGATAAGTTTTGCTGTCTTGAGACTATCTGTGATACATACGTAAACGTCCCATGTTTGCGCATGAACGTGCAAAAGTTTCAAATGACACCATTTTTGTTTCTACAACATTACAGACCTGCACCATGATAACAAGATATTTGCAGCTTGTAAAAGGATGTATGTTTCTTTTAACCTTTATTGGTGTTGCCAACTTGCACCAAATTTCCAGAAGATGAATGCTGCTTCAGGTAAGTTACTCAACCAAGTGATATAAAAAAAAGTGCCTTCACCCTTCTATAACATGGCATTTATATAATAAATACAGATTAGTGTTGTCACGACTTGACCTTTTTGGGTGAGGATCATAGCACTCCTCCACCACAGGTTTTTGACGGTCGTAAATAACGAAACTCCTTTCCCCACTCTGCGAAAATGAAGGTTGTGAATCCCTTTGTTACCATAGAGAAAGACTTTGCAGTACGGTAACGTCAAAGATTGAATAATTGAACAGTATTTCTGTATTCCAACCAGTTGgagtggtccgtggacacttaaggaacAGTCATGTCGAGTTTGTTTTATTTGGTgacctcatgaaggacaggagacaCACATTACTGTTTCTTTGTTTGTATACACTTCTCAATTATGGGATTTGCATCTGAATGTTGTATACAATAAATTATTGAGTATAGGAATGCTTTAgaaaagatgaaatgtgatgttagccttctaaatgataTTATGGGTTTTCATATAAAGTTTTAACTAGTCAGTGACCACACCCTGTGAGTACAGACATTTACATCGGCGTCATGGAACGCCCCCTTTTCTACTCTAGTATAAAAGCCACTTCCAACAAAATTGACATTAGACCAGAAAATATGGAGCTGtcgctacatgttgaaatggttgttAATTCAAACTAGAGTCAAGATAACGCCAGAACGAGGTCCCCACGTTGGAATGGCTATCACTCTAGAGACCAGAAAACATGGAAGCTGtcgctacatgttgaaatggttggcaACTCTACCAAAGGATAAGACCAGAGAACGTGGAGATCATTCCCATGTTGAAATGGCTAAGAAGTCTACAAACTAAAGAACAATTATTCAGGCTACTTTAGTCTGGTAAACGCATCCGTCCTAAGAACATTTCCGAATTGTACTCTGAAGTACCCATTATAACAACCTACAACTCCGACGGACTTtgatctctggtggacaaaccagagGCTTTCTGTCGACTGACTAAccagcagacggaccggcgaTTGCAGAGGGACAACAAAGGCATACACTTGTAAATCTGGAAATTTCTAAAATCCAAATGAGGTTGTTAGGGTGCTAAATGTCCATACTTCCGATGAAgtattcaactgtatgtatgtagggAAATCATTCTGATTTTCCCGCTCTTGAActgtccccacccctttcctttgtctaccaagccggcagggtagcctagtggttagagcgttgggctagtaaccgaaaggttgcaagttcaaatccccgagctgacaaggtacaaatctgtcgttctgcccctgaacaaggcagttaacccactgttcctaggctgtcattgaaaataagagtttgttcttaactgacttgcctagttaaaaaaaaaaaagttaaatgtaagtcgctctggataagagcgtctgctaaatgacttaaaaaaaaaaaaaaaaaaaagccgtcatatcggcttagcctaCTAGGTACTTTTCTATCATGTCAATAACCAATGTATGACCTAATTGTGTGTGCTTATTTAATTCTGTGATTGATTAAGTTAGTTAGTAAATGAATAATTAacccaatttgtatatcgctgattcatgatctatgctagggttcgtgcagatatccaagggtttgcaaCATTCAGAATATGACTGATGAGGTAACAATATattaataagtgactgtaatCGATAAGATATGACAATTGGAACTCTATAAACTAAATTTTTCCTTgttgccccgacttcctagttaattactatTCCGTGATTCGTTGAATAATTACACATAGcgaattgatttgataatatagagtcttcacatttaatgacagCAAATGCTACGACGGTGTCCTAAATACTGAAATTGTCCTTCAACTGCTGTAATTTGATTTCGCAACTTGTGAATCAGATTGTTACTTGGTCCTGTCCGGACAAACCAAATGTGGGGTTGTAGCTCAAGAAGAGCCACATTGTAGTTTTATCATTGTATGTATTATCTTTTGCTGGTGAATAAAATGTACCAATCACAGTCCAACTCTGTCTTTAATGTTTTAGAAATGTTGTTCTctggaccacactatctacctagagttttcatctgtatttttcatagctgtttacataccaccacagactgaggctggcactaagatcgcATTGAAGGAGCTATATTacccataagcaaacaagaaaacgctcacccagaggcggggCTCCTAGTAGccgaggactttaatgcagggaaacttaaatccgttttaccaaatttcgatcagcatgttaaatgtgcaaacagagggaaaaaaactcaggaccacctttactccacacacagagacgcatacaaagctctccctcgccctccatttggcaaatctgaccataattctatcctcctgattcctgcttacaagcaacaattaaagcaggaagcaccagtgtctCGATAAATaataaagtggtcagatgaagtagatgctaagctacaggactgttttgctagcacagactggaatatgttctggggttccacagatggcattgaggagtacaccacatcagtcattggcttcatcaataagtgcatcgatgacgtcgtccccacagtgactgtatgtacataccccaaccagaagccatagattacaggcaacatccgcactgagctaacagctagagctgccgctttcaaggagcgggactcaaacccagaagcttataagaaatctcgctatgccctccgatgaaccatcaaacaggcgaagcatcaatacaggactaagattgaatcgtactacaccgactctgacgctcgtcggatatgGCAGAGCTTGCTAaccattacggactacaaagggaagcacagctaagagctgcccagtgacacgaacctaccagacgagctaagtaacttctatgctcgctttgaggcaaataacactgaaacatgcatgaaagcatcagctgttccggaagactgtgtgatcacgctctccactgccgttgtgagtaagacctttaaacaggtcaacattcacaaggtcgcaaggccagatggattaccaggaggtgtactgcgagcatacgctgaccaactcgcaagtgtattcactgacattttcaacctctccctgtcgcagtctgtaataccaacatgttttaagtggaccaccatagtccctgtgcccaagaacactaaggtaacctgccgaaatgactaccgacccgtagcactcacgtctgtatccatgaagtgctttgaaaggctggttatggctcacatcaacaccattatcccagaaaccctagacccactacaatttgcataccgccccaacaaatccacagatgatacaatctctattgcactccacactgccctttcccacctggacaaaaggaacacctatgtaagaatgctatttgttgactacagctcagcgttcaacaccatagtgcactcaaagctcatcaataagctaaggaccctgggactaaacacctccctctgcaactggatcttggacttcctgacgggccacccccaggtggtgagggtaggtaacaacacatccaccacgctgatcctcaacacagaggcccctcaggggtgcgtgctcagtcccctcctgtactccctgttcactcatgactgcatggccaggcacgcctccaacaccatcattaagtttgccgatgacacaacagtggtaggcctgatcaccgacaacgacgagacagcctatagggagatcagagacctggccgtgtggtgccaggacaacaacctctccctcaatgtgatcaagacaaaggagttgattgtggactacaggaaaaagaggaccgagcacgctcccattctcatcgtcggcactgtagtggaacaggttgagagcttcaagttccttggtgtccacatcaccaacaaactaacatggtccaagcacaccaagacagttttgaagagggcacgacaacgcctattccccctcaggagactgaaaagatttggcatgggtcctcagatcctcaaaacgttctacagctgcaccatcgagagcatcctgactggttacatcactgcctggtatggcaactgctcggcctccgacagtgaggcaccacagagggtagtgcgaattgCTCAGTATATCACTAGGGcctagcttcctgccatccaggatgtTTTACCAGGCAGTGTCCTGCCATTCAGGATGttttaccaggcggtgtcagaggaaggccctaaaaagtgagactccagccaccctagtctctgctaccacacggcaagcggtaccggagcgccaagtctaggtccaagatgcttttaaacagcttctacccccaagccataagactcctgaacatctaatcaaatggctacccatactttttgcattgcccccaccctccccctcttttacaccgctgctactctctgttgttatcatctatgtatagtcactttaataactctacctacatgtacatattacctcaactaaccggtgccccccttatattgtctcgctattgttattttactgcttctctttaattacttattacttttatttcttattcttatctgcaTTTTTTTCAACTGTATTGTtgtttaggggctcgtaagtaaatatttcactgtaagggctgttgtattcgacgcatgtgactaataacattttattttatttgaaattgAGTTACAAGGTGGGTCAATTCTGGCTGAGTTATGGCTGGGCCACTGCAGGGCCCTAATTCCAAACCACATGTGGGCGACACAAAAGTGGCCGATGTGGGCCAGGTCCAGCCCAGATAAATGTTGCTACCTGggatgagcctcctaggttttgtattgaagtcaatgtaccagaggaggacagaagctatcTTTCCTCTAGCTAtaacatggtgctaccctacagagtgctgctgaggctactgtagaccttcattgcaaaactgtGTGTTTTAATAAACTATTTGtcaatgtgaatatatttagtatagttttatctaaaaagtctAACTTTTTGAATGTTTCAGTATTTTTTATTTGGGAGGGAACCATTGAATTAAATATGTATTTAATAAAGTCATATTTTAGGTTCATAGACATCGTTTTAATTTTAGTAGTCTGGGTGGAACCTGTCCACTCTTTTCCAACTCAACATGTATATTTTTGTTACATAATTGCTCTACCATACACAAAAGGCAAAAGTCGACCACGTGGAATAAAAAGATTCCACAACTTAACCTAGCATTTTAAGGTGGGGGAGAGTGTCATTGGAGGAACAGGTTTTTAGGTCGGTTGTGAAAGTACTGTCACTTTAATAAGACACCGGAACTGATTGTGTTGTGTTCCGTGTGTTACGATTTACAACTGTAAAGAGAGAACTTCCAGACTGCGATGATACCCCAGCACATAATTTGTACATTGCGTAGTGTTGTGAGGTGCTGGCAACATCGAAGTGTTTTGGGAACGGTTTTACAGGTAGAGGCCTTGGAATTTCGAAGCGTGCGCTGTCGGTCTACCTCGGCTGGCCCTGTCAGATCCATGGAGGAAATACTGACGAGGGTTGTGGTACCATTACCTACATACGAGACGAGAGAGAAGTCCCCGCCTCTCCCTGAATCGAACAGTGTGGAATTTATGCATTTCTACAGAAGCCTTGAAAAGGAAGAGAAGTCACAATTACTGGCAAAGTTGTCACACGATTTTGGTGTTGACCACAAAGGAGTTTCAGAGCTAGCAGGGAAGCTGCTCGACACTCAACAAAGGGACTTGGCTACAATACTGCAAGTAGAGGACAGGTTACGATACAGTCTGACTCCTCGCTATAAACAATTGCTTAATCACATAAGTAGGGTGGAATTGGGAGTGAAGTTTCTGGTGGACCTACGTGCCGATCTGCTTGAAATAATATCTTCTAAAGCAAGTGACAGTCCTCATATTCGGGTAAAGGCATTGTTTACAACTTGGCCCGTTAATGTAAATTCCGTTCGCATTTTGGAAATATTTGACAGGTACAGCCTGTTCCTAGCGTGCAGTCAGGAATTCTATACAAAAGCATTTGGGGAATTGCTAAGCAAAAGAGAATAACAGAATTGTCTGACTGCACCTGCCAAAATAGTAACTTTCACTATAACCAGACAGGTGTGATAGAACATGTTAGCTATATTTCCATTGGAAACACTAACATAATACACGTGATTTGCTTACAAACAAGCTAATATATGACAGATTGCCAAGAAACAAAATAGACGAAATAGGTACCAAATATAATGTACCCAATGAATGGGTACATTGAAAATGTGTGTGTCAAAGTTAAATCAGATGCAGGCATATGAATGTACGGACTAAATAAAGTGTTGGCATTTTGAATAGGCCTATTGACACGGTATGACGTGGAAGCCCCCCTTGACTTACATTAATATTGGTGTCCCATTTCAACCGACTGGTAGAACAGTTCAGCTCAGTTGACTTTTGCCCTAGTGAAGAAACGTACGTTGGCTTTAAAATGTCATGACCATCTGACAATCTAACCAATTATATTTACTGTTAGCATAGCATACCTCCTGGGTGATTGTCATTAAACCCGTTTTAAAATGTCTGTAGCAAAATGAGTTACAAAACCATGATGTATCTGCAAAAAAACTACCATTCTAAGGACTAAGATATTGAGTTTTTGGGGAAGTgtcttattttaaatacattgtgcATTTTTGCTTGAATTTAGCAAATTTTCATATTGATTTATTTATAACTTTTTTGGACTATGAAAACTGTTGCGGTAATGAGAATTTTGTTAATGTTTGTAAAATGCATAATCTGataaacaaaaacataataataatgatgaaaTAGATTATGTACAGATTCTAATCTTCATGAAAAATTACACTTGagaattttttgtttgtttggtcaGTTTTGTAAGAATAACCCCACTACAGCATTGGCCcagggtaggcaaccctgttcctggagtgccgcAGATACTGCAAAATgttgttccaactaggcaccacacctaaccaactgagctaattgatcagttcagtcaTTTGAATTCAGTCAAATTCAACACACAGCTGGTCTTCCAGGTTGGTTAAATTAAAAACAGGACCTGGGTTGCCTAGACCCTGGCGTAGGCGATCTCCCTTCTTTAAACTTTTACCCGCTTTGCCAGGTCAGAAGTGACTGGTCTGTTTGGCTATCACCTCAGACATGTTCCATGCAAAGTTAATACTGTATGGATGTGCCAGCTGTTTAAATATCAGTCCCAGGGGCGGTCTGGCATTTAGGGAAAATGCTAGATGGGATGGTCCAATTTTAGCTTGTCTAACTTGTTTTTGTTTCTTCACAAATTATCATTATCTGGCAAATAATGGGCCAGTGTGCCTTGAGGGATAAAACAAATGGGCCCTGTTGGGgtctcaagtaaaaaaaaaaaaaaatgtctggtTTGTCAAATGCCAGACctgatttctggtcccagtccgcccctgatCAGTCCAATCAGACATTATAGTCTTACTCCCATCACTCCCTCCAACCCTTTCTGAGGCAATTTACCATCTTGTACCCACATCAGTGTGTCTGACAAAGACCTTTAATAGATACAAGTATTGTTCCCCTTGCTTCCCCTTGGGTGCTGTGGGACATGGAGGTGAAAGAGCAGAGATGAAATTGCTTAACTGGAACATCTAATTGGTCATCAATTAGGACATGCTTTGTTTAGTTTTCCAGCATCTCCCCTCCAGTTATTATTTGGCCCCTTTATAGATTAGTTAAGTCTCACAGGGATTTGTTTATGTTCTGCTGGACCAGCTCTTTTCCCCTTTACCTGTGTTTGAGAAATCTGCCATGATAACGAGTGGAGTTACTTTAACAAGGGTGGCACTGTCAATGCAGTAGGCAAAAATAGCTGTACTGTATACAATGTCTCCCTTACTTTTGGGAAAGCAATGTGGCCTCCATACACTGCAACATTAGAAGTTTAAATTTAACTTGGACCTCTGTCTCAATGTGCATCAGACAATTCAAATCGTGGACTTAGTTGCATGCGATATAACGCTACTTAATAGTCAAGGATGTATCATGCGATATTGGGACTCTACACTTTACAGACCTAGTGGAACAAAAGTAAACCTTGAATTTGGAGGTTTAAAATATCCCTTTAAAACTCTGAACTATCAAATAAGCCTAATAAGTTTGAAATggtcaaaataaaatgcattcccATACCATTTATTACAGAAAATCAGACACATTATATtgccctctgcctattggctactaaGCTTATTTAAGTGTGTCTTAAAATGCAACACTACCCCTTTAAGAcagaaaaaaagctctttacctgactcacttttcaaagatgtctagaaatgtatacgttttgtgctcttgtagaatgcaatcactcccctattgctgagtAAAAATTATCTATAACtaggctaataactcactaattAGCAAAGGATATCAACAAAATGTGCACACTTGGCTACATGCActtctcgctttgatctcaaaacaagcgcatctactcatgaccgctcatgctgtaaatgcggtccagttcaaagtaaatggcacagatccatatatggcaatggtctatttgcgtataggcctactgcagctctgattgtttatgcctcactggtctgtgtagagtacgggctgagtagtgtgttctgcctacaacaaaatctcttgcatagtttgttttgtttcggtatttTGAATTGAAAGTGAgtaatattgcgttgatttgatcacaattgccacagtaaagggaaacgttgaaagtgttaacagggaaaactctagaacaatGGTCACCAAACTTTTCTGAATCAAGATCACTTTTGAGTCTAAATGCAAGATGACTTAGTTAACCTATACAACATTAACCTATTATAAACAGTACtatagcaatgaggtttgtgcagtaagctataggcccaatacattatcaccgcatattgtccattgttgtattacttgttaagcacagctgagtgagcatacattttaaATAATTAGCTTTATATTTTTTCATTTACTGGGCTGATGTTGCctacatctgatggtcagtctcagctgAGGAAGAGTGCagtagagtttgtaccttcagacacatgaaatggttcaaaatggcaacagtttgTCTACccatttacagaaatgtttggagatcgaccagtcggtgatcactgctctagaaagttgagtgaagttcaatctcgtgcttctctctgtgggctgatatttctgcGCCACACGCgtagcttagagggaacattggtcagGACTGCAATTACTAAGGTTCTTTAGAAGTGTCACTTTGAATTCCACAGTAGATTTGTTTCCTGCTGTTGGTCTATCGATTTTATTTTCTCACCGTTTTTATTCATCTTCACCTGTGCACAAAATGACCTTGGAGGTGAGAGGTGAGGAAAATAACTGGGATTCATAAAATACTTTTACTGTGAATTTAGTGTAGTGGTCCCTCACATTTGACAAGTACGTTAGTTGTGGTTTGTCACAGAAGCAATTTTAGCCTAAGTCTGTCACGTCATCTAGGCCTACTGGAGCAAAAGGCACGTAGTGAAGTGGGGGCTGAGGGGCTGTCCTGCTGCACCATGGAAACTTTGGCTGCACAACTGAATAACTTTGGCTTTGGTTCCTGTTTTATATGCATCACAGTTTCCTTCTTGTTCTCTTTGTGCATGCAATCTAGCAACTGTAGTAACTGTGGCATGCAACACAAATTCCTAATTTTACTGGTATGAAAGACATTTTCTCTTAAAGATTTGAATCTCAAGCTTTTTTCAAAGGCTCACATTATTGTCACAGCCATTAAGGCTAGAGAAGGTGGGTTAAACAATTGTATTTGTTTGATTCCTCTTCTTTCGCTCTCTCCTCTACTTCCATGTCACTAAACTTGACGAATGCGAATGAAATACAGATTTTTCCCAGagtttcttttcttttgtgtgaCTAAGAATTGTGAGCTCCTTCCACCCAGAGACAAGGCGGCAGGTGCGTTTTTATGTTCACACAGCATGATATCAATGCTTTTTCAGGGTTTATCAATCTCAGATTTATGTATTTGTGCCAGTTATCAGATTCTAAGTTTGGCTTTTTTGGTGTGagcgatcacacacacacacacacacaaatgcgcacgcacacatttaaaaaaaaaagtgcggTTTTGGAGTTTTTGGTCCTGTGGGTTATGTGGATGTGGTACCTCTAAAGTAGTGTCTTTCCAGGGAGAAATTCATCTAGATAAGTAAATATGTAAATAATGAGTGTTTCGTGAAGAATTCTAAGTATTGTCAGTTGCTTTGGCTAGGTGTAGAATTCAAGTACTTTCAGCTACTTTGGAAGGGGTAGGCCTAAACTTTCATATTGAGGCCTGAAAATGATCAAGGTTTTTTGTTGGGTGAGCTATTTTAGTGCATACTATGATTGGCAGGTACAGTAATTCATAGTGAACGTAGGCATGTTTGGCTGTCGACTTGCCCAGGGGCTTCTGTACATTTTATttatatgtatgcatgtatgtatgtataatatatatatatatatatgtgtgtgtgtgtatatattttttaattatttaaaaaaaatgtaaccttttatTAGGCAAGTCAGATGGAGTACATTTGAGTTCATGCAGCCAGGTGTAATGGTGTGGATTTGTGTATCCCTCAATGCGTGTACTGTTTGTTTTTTGAGAGAGCCTTTCTCTGCTATAATAAAGTCAGATATTTGGAAGAGGACTATACCCTGCTCATATGGCGATGTGTTTATTGAAGTGCTAGGCCTGGGTCTATGTGTCCCCAGCATACCTCACCTCACGTTTAAGGTATTAAAACATGAGTGAGAGCTGTAATTGTTTTGATTGAGTATTTAAAACATGTGTATTGTTGAGAAAATGGTGCATAAATTGTAGTTTTATTTGTTTGTTATTATTGGAAAATATTTAATGGATTTGTTGCGTTCAGGATACCATTGGAAATGAGACAATGGTCTCAATGTGTTcctctaaataaataaaaggtaaaacatTCAAATACAATACTGTAGGCTCCAGAACAACCTGTTAAATCGTCACTACCACTAATGAAATATCCATAAAAGCAAGCAAACAACAATTACTGACAGCCATGCCTTTGATACCAGGCTGTAAGGGAAACTAGCTGAATATTATTTCTGCTGCCGTCAGTCACTAGATAGCGTGATGAGCCATTCACTGCGTTTTTATAAGGGTTACACTAGAacagattgaggggaaaaaatacCAAAAACATTAGTAAGCACTATGGCAGCTCATTGTGAGTGTTATCCTGTTTGGATGACATTAGTCAGGTGCTGGGACTGGAAGTGTGGGGCTCTGAGGTTACGTGTTTAATTATCACTTTAATCAGTAAGCAGATGTTTTTGTTCAGAATTAAATATAACAAGCTATGTGTTTTTAGTGTCAGCCACACTATAGCatctacagtatacatcctgTGTGGTTTTGATTAGTCTCCCTCCTGTCAGACTAACAAGAGTAGCTGGCCAGAGCGCACAGATACTTTACTTCTGGATTCTGATATTTTTacccaatccccccccccctttacctgCAGGATCTGAATGGCACTCTGAAGAGTCTGCTGTCTGAGTGGTTCTCTGTGGGTCTGCTGCGTCTGGAGAGGATCACCTGGCAGTCCCCCTGTGAGATACTGCAAAAGATCAGCCAGTAAGAAGcccctgtagtaaacacacaaaCCTCTACAGTATGCACACACACCCTAAACCCATATCTAACCATCACTATGATCTGCCAGGTACGAAGCTGTGCACCCTGTGAGAAACTGGACAGATATAAAGCGTAGAGTTGGGCCGTACCGTCGCTGCTATGCCTTCACCCACGCTGCCATGCCAGGAGAGCCACTGGTTGTCCTGCATGTGGCACTCACAGAGGACATCTCTGATAACATACAGGTGAGAGGTTTATATGGAATATGAAAGAATGCATAAATTGATAAGTTTATTTAGCTGTCATGTGGATTCGTATTACTTTTCCTCTTTTCAGGTCATGAACCACATTTTGATAATTGACTGTGTGTCTGACTCCTACAATGTTGTTTCCCTTGTCCAATAGAGTATCGTGAGAGAGTTTGCTACCCTGGACTCGGAGGAGGATGTGAACAAAGTCAATACAGCAGTGTTCTACTCCATCTCCTCCACCCAGGCTGGCCTGCAGGGGGTGGAGCTAGGGAACGTCCTCATCAAGAGAGTGGTGCGGGAGCTACAGGTGGGTGGAGAATGACATCACCACTGTCTAAATGAGCAGGCAGACAGAAAGACTGGGACTGCCCTTCTCCTGTGACTAGCTGAACACTGTGGAACGTTTCTTAGGAAAACCAGCTGCTCCGCTGCATCGTAATTTGTTGATTTATTAGTCAGCTCCAGGGTCCTTTACTCTCTGTTAGTCACTTGCTTCAATGTCACCTGATAATTTCCATTCACTCTTCCAGAAAAGTTCCAGAGAACCACTCACGTCACCAAGCATTTCTGGCCATGGCCAGTAAACAGATGGCAGT
This genomic stretch from Salvelinus alpinus chromosome 15, SLU_Salpinus.1, whole genome shotgun sequence harbors:
- the LOC139539843 gene encoding malonyl-CoA decarboxylase, mitochondrial-like, with protein sequence MIPQHIICTLRSVVRCWQHRSVLGTVLQVEALEFRSVRCRSTSAGPVRSMEEILTRVVVPLPTYETREKSPPLPESNSVEFMHFYRSLEKEEKSQLLAKLSHDFGVDHKGVSELAGKLLDTQQRDLATILQVEDRLRYSLTPRYKQLLNHISRVELGVKFLVDLRADLLEIISSKASDSPHIRDLNGTLKSLLSEWFSVGLLRLERITWQSPCEILQKISQYEAVHPVRNWTDIKRRVGPYRRCYAFTHAAMPGEPLVVLHVALTEDISDNIQSIVREFATLDSEEDVNKVNTAVFYSISSTQAGLQGVELGNVLIKRVVRELQSEFPHMSQFSSLSPIPGFSSWLQGLLSQHRKEGRMELLTDCEWRKVADVTNTTPDTNALDALRKLISTGDWTRSEHLVHVLEPALMRLCAWYLYGEKRRGYALNPVANFHLQNGATMWRLNWHADTSPRGVANSCGIMVNYRYFLQETPSNSAAYMHNKIITATEQVLGLVSQFQKNSKL